DNA sequence from the Trypanosoma brucei gambiense DAL972 chromosome 9, complete sequence genome:
GTTGCGCTGAAAATTGTGGAACGCGGGCTCGCCATGGTTCCGGATACGCTTAAGAGCCTTCACCGTGGCGGCACTGTGCGAGCTCTGacaagaaaattccaaaaaaaaggaattttgCTCATTGAAGGAACCGTTGCGTTGCTGATTGATAGCTGACGGAAACGGGTTCTGTTGTGAGGGAAAGCAAGGGCATGAATGAGGAAACCGTGAGGCAGACATTTGAAAAGGAATGGGTGCGGGTCGTTGGCGGTGCCACGGAGTAAAGGGTTTGAGCCTGCGAGGAAATAAGACGAGCGGAAGAAGGAAGCCGTAACGAATGTTGTGGCTGGCGGTTTGAGGAGTGAGCAGACGCCTTCCACACATAGATGCATGAACACCGGTGTTGGCAAAAGAGGGAGGTGTTTTCAGCGGTGCAGCTGCACGGCCCGGAACATTGTCGTCAGGGAAAGAAGCAGCCTTCTTTATTTCGTCTGCCGTTGGCAAGAGCGGCTTAATGTTTAGAAACATGCGGTTTATGACAATGTCAAGTAGTATCGAGGCGGAAGCCTGACTCGACAggggcaaaaaaaagcagttaggaagatgaagaaggtgCCGTTGACGACGCGTGAAGCGAAAGATGGAATCGAGTGAAGTTTGATGGTGAACTGAAAAGAACTTGCCCCACTTTAGTAAAAGGTTGAAGGGGACACCAACCAATGAGGTGCGTGCAGGTTAGAGGCAGAACAGAAAAAGGAACGCCAATAATCGCGCCGCGTGAGGGCTGGAAAGCAGGATGATTTTACACGGATGAAGCGTGTATGTGGTGTGTGGGGGGAGGGGTTATGTTGGAGCATCTCTTCACCAGAATGGAACCACAAAAGGAGCGGCGGCCTCCAAATAAATAGCCACAACATGAAcgcaagaacaaaaacagaagggagCATATTAGCGCATTGGTGCCCATTGTCGTGTTATGTCTTGAGAAACGAGCTATCCCCTGAGGGAAAAAATGGACGGCATCGATGTGGGTGTGAACTTCACTCGCGGACCAATGCAAAACACCATGCGGAAGTTTCCACGAGCTGACGATCTTGCTCTCGAGAAATCCCCCCTCGCGCGTAGGGAAGTGGCGCTTATCAAGGGGATGTTAAAGCAcaaacatatttgtgtatatatttatttatttagaCTCACCTATTTATATAATACCTCTACATCGTATGAAATTGCCCCGAAATTGTGGACCGCATATTCGAATAGTTTCTCCACGGCTCAGCTTCTGTGGCCTCATTGCTTGGAAAAATGCGAGGTTTCAGTGCTTATATTTGAGAGGGTGGTTTCGCGCCCCTTCTAGCAGAAGTACGTTGGCCGGTGCAAATGCTGATAAGTTGCCAAATCCGCGTCGtcacaaaagaagaatggaaaAAGCAACGGgcaacacaacaacagggTTGAGAGATGCTAGgatatttaaaaaagggagtttATACCGGACGTTTACGTGCCGATTGGAGCGCTGCAGGCGCCAATAAAGGTTAGCTTCCTGGCTGCCAACagctttattattattttaccccATAGTTGGTTGCCTTCGAGGCTACTAAAGCGGTTCGCTTCCACTGGAACAGCGAAGTAACGAAGATGTGGACTTGAAGTAATTCTTTAACTAGGAGGGATTCTTCAGGAAATATTTAACAGGAAATTATATGCATGCGCCACACTGACCGAAGAAAACTTTAATGACGCACAAGAGAGCAAGGACTCAggtgaagcaaaaaaaaaaaaaaaaaagagatctTCAGGGGGCGCAGAGGCGAAAGCCGGCAAAAAGaatggaagaaggaagaacacAATGAAACCGATTGCCTTTGGAAGAAATTTCAGCAATGATTCATCAAGATCGAGACGAGTAGCGTTTCCCTCCCAGAGAGTCCCTACTCGGAATTATCCCCATGTAACTACCCTTTGGGGGTGTTAAAGATAAaatgggaagaagaggaaggtttatttgtttgtttgtttttttcaggCGCCATGGGCTCTTTCCCTATTTCCACCATCGCGAACTTCAACGAGAGCATTCGACACGCATGCTCGCCCACTAATCATATATTTATCTGCTTCAAACAACCTGGGGGATGGTATCGTTCCAACAGCCAATCTGAACACAAACAAGGACGGAGGGAGCAGATTCACTAACACTACAGAAGTGATAAGCAAGGCAAAGGAAACGCGCGCTAGAACACTGTAGCCAAAGTTGGGATTCAAACACATTTCATTTTTCCACACGAGAAAATGTAGCACATAGTGGAGATTGCGCAACACCAAATACACTCCGCAGACGAGGGTCACAAAGCCTCACCCATATCCCAACCCTAAGGTTCAGCGTGCGGTTTTGGACCTCAGGAACTCTTTGGCTCCCCTTTATGagaacaaaatataaaaatttgaGGGACCTGTGTGCAGTCAGCTGGCAGCATCCTCTGCAGATGTTGTGCTCCTCTGTTCCGTATTATGTGCACACTTGTTCGATACCAGCAAACTGCAAAAAGTTCTTTCTTTAGAGAGAAAGTGACGCCCCGTGGTGGAAAAATTCTGTTCAATGGGTTTCCACTGCAGGAAGGGAACTCGCAGTAGACCGAACTCCAACTACGATACTGTGGTTGAAAGAGGGCGAAAGAGTGCCGCACACGTTCCCATCATTTCAACTGGCACTGGCCGTGCGTGTGGTTACCTGAGCCTTCCTTTGTGCGGATAAACAGGcggggaaaagagagagacgCATGCCTACATTTGTCAGACCGCAAGGAAGTTGTCATGCAATTTGTGCAGTTTTGGAACCCGGGtgaaacagaagaagagaatTCAGCATACAAACATGTTACCATGATGCTCCTTTTCATACAACTCAAACAAagcaagcaacagaaaattAATCAGCATGTTTAGGTGATCGCGGTGCCGGACCAATGTCCCTCGGCGCAATTCATCGCGGCTTGTGAACGATGGGAACCATTGCGCCCTGCTTGTCCGCgtgaatgcaaaaaaaaaattcacacGCCATTACAGAAAGCAGGCAGTTTTCGGGTTAtgtacatttttttcttaggATAGAATGTTCAAAAATGTAATGAGCAATATTGTCAAtgccccttttcttttttcacgcGTTCACACGAAATTCCCACACCTGTTTAGTAGGGTTATTGATGCGCGTggataaaatgaaagaaggtggaaacagaaaaatattGAGCATAATGTTCttactgcaaaaaaaaaaaaaaaatgtagctTGGCGGGCTGAAATCATCCTTACTGCACTTTACCCTTTCTTAACGTCTCCAATGAAATTATTACCTAATGTCTCTTACCTTCAAGTTTCCTATTGCTTAAGCTGATGTTAGTTATATTGTGCCTTTAGAATTTGTCCTAAAGTGTTAGGCGGCGGTGTCAAAATCCAAGTAACATTTACTGTGACTCATCTTTCGGGAGAGCCGAATTGACACCCAGGGCACACATACATCCAGCAAAGATACCAAACAGCAGTGAACTAACGGCCCAGTTGGCTGCTAGAGAACGTTCGCCAGCGGTCGTCAGCGAACCAGTACGCGGCGCGTAGACTCCCGCTAGACCCCCCACGTAGCCATACGTGAGCGACcagaggaagcaaagaatATAAGGGAATGTCGTGCCCTTAATCACACTGTATGCGCAAAGCACAATTGGAATGACGAGCAACAAACGCGCAAACGTCCCAATCACCACAAAGAGCGGTGATGCGTGCAGAGTCTTGAACTGAACGAAAAGGCGCGCCACAAAATCTCCCAAGTTAAACATCATCGGAATGATCACCATATACCAGCCGTTGTCATCCGGCCCCAGTTTGACAGCAAAGAATACACCAGGGTAGATGAGGAAGGCGGTAAAGAACGCAATAAAGCACACGGCTAACATGGGCCAAACACGCCTGAACACAGACAACGCACTCGCCTTCAACATCTGTTGCGAGTTCGTGATATTCTCAACCTGGTCCGTGTCCCTCATCGTGTCAGGGTCTACAGTGGAAGTCATCACGTTGCTCTTGCCCGCCTTGCAATCCGCTTTCAAATCGTCGTCCTGGTCGGCCGGACCCTTTCCTAAGCTACTCGGTTCATTATCATCTCCAGCGTCATCACCTTCAACAGCATTCCCTTTCCTCGCCGCGTAACGAAAGTCTGCCGTATACTTCATGGCGTAAGGGTTCTtcctcagcagcagcagaagacCACAAGAAATCGACTGCATAATCATGACCAACCCAAAGTATATGCGTGACTGAGTGAGCCTACTCGCGACGCGGTCTTCTGTACGCTTGAAGTTACTCTCCGTGGAAGCTTTAATAACAATCGCAAACGTCGACGTGATAACACCACACACCGAAACACCCCACACGTACGCACTCAAAAACTTCGTTGGAAAGGGACCGGCAAGTGCAACGGCACCGGAGCTGCAAAGTGCAGTGGAAGCTCCGTTTATCAAACCAATCAGTATAATGGTTACCCTGGCACCGGTTTCCGTTGTTTTTCCGATGGTAACCATCATCACAGAAAACACTAAGATAATCGGAAAGACAAGACCAATATAGAGGCGAAGGGTTATGGGAATCCGCTTTCCAAAGTTTGTGAGCATCAGTGACACTACCAAACACTCCACAATAAACGTCGTCGCAAGATAGTACGTGAAGACATTGTTCCAGAAAAATTTCTGCTCTTCCGTCACCAGCTTGATGTTCTCGCCATCCTTGGCCGCGAAAACGTAGaactggaggaagaactccAGGAACGACAAGCCGTGTTCGACACCACCATCACCGACATCCCAAAACACATGAAGGTGATATAGGCAAGGAGTTCATGCACAGAACCGAAGCCAAGCATCCTTCCAATTTCAGCCAGCACACCTTTGAGTAACAACTAACCTTCTACGAAGCAAGGTGAAAGGGCAAGAAAAATGGTTATACATGTCGATATTACCATTTATCACATTAGCATGCCTCtcctaaagaaaaaaacgtttCAAACATTAGACACAAAGCGTTCCCCCCGTGTATACGCTTAGCGACCGTTAACTTTGAAGTTTTACCCACGATCGCACGTGTAATCCTCGGGAATTTTAGTCAACCTTTCTAACAAATATCGGTACTCACAATTCATATTGCTTAAGTCCTCTAAACGCTCTCTTCGACTACAACTCATTTTACATTTGGTAAAACTGTAGGGAAAATTACACATGATACTAAAATATTTGTTAAATCCTCGGtattaatgaaaaaaaaattaagacaAGTATATTGAAAgacacatatatgtatagagTAGGGGTAGGTGTACACTGTGAATATACCCTGGACAACAAGTCTTTACTTTCTTAAAGTTTTGTGTCCCTTTCCCCCACCCAAGCACACACCACCCTTGTGCGCAGCCATTTCAGCCATTTGACGTTTCTCTTGTGTTCTGTCCCTTCAGTAGGTCCCCCTTCCATATCCACATACACCTGCAGTCCCCTCTGCTAATGTTTGCCCACACGCAACCATTGTAAAAGTGGGAGGTTTAATTGCACCAACACTCTCGCTTGAAAGATTCACTAGCAGGAAGAAATATCGAGCCCCAGACCGTTACCATTTCCACTCATGTCCTGTAACTCTTTCTCAGGAATACAAGTGCCTCGAACGTACGTGCCTTCAGCGCTTCTAACTCCACATACCGCCCCCAACTCCTCTGTAACCTTTTCGAAGATACTCAGAAATCAATCTTCAGGTGCTAACGCTCTATCCATATGTGTTATCTTCACCAGCTTGGGGCATTCTCTGCGACACAGCACTTCCAGCTTCTTGTGATTTCCCCCAAAATATTTGATACTCAGCAGTTATTTCCGTTAGGTTCAGCCAGAGTTTCCTTAAATTTGGCAGATTGCACATCATTTTCAACCCCTTG
Encoded proteins:
- a CDS encoding T. brucei spp.-specific protein, which codes for MFLNIKPLLPTADEIKKAASFPDDNVPGRAAAPLKTPPSFANTGVHASMCGRRLLTPQTASHNIRYGFLLPLVLFPRRLKPFTPWHRQRPAPIPFQMSASRFPHSCPCFPSQQNPFPSAINQQRNGSFNEQNSFFLEFSCQSSHSAATVKALKRIRNHGEPAFHNFQRNYRIGCFTEHHHRVRW
- a CDS encoding nucleoside transporter 1, putative, whose amino-acid sequence is MLTNFGKRIPITLRLYIGLVFPIILVFSVMMVTIGKTTETGARVTIILIGLINGASTALCSSGAVALAGPFPTKFLSAYVWGVSVCGVITSTFAIVIKASTESNFKRTEDRVASRLTQSRIYFGLVMIMQSISCGLLLLLRKNPYAMKYTADFRYAARKGNAVEGDDAGDDNEPSSLGKGPADQDDDLKADCKAGKSNVMTSTVDPDTMRDTDQVENITNSQQMLKASALSVFRRVWPMLAVCFIAFFTAFLIYPGVFFAVKLGPDDNGWYMVIIPMMFNLGDFVARLFVQFKTLHASPLFVVIGTFARLLLVIPIVLCAYSVIKGTTFPYILCFLWSLTYGYVGGLAGVYAPRTGSLTTAGERSLAANWAVSSLLFGIFAGCMCALGVNSALPKDESQ